A genomic segment from Pseudomonas sessilinigenes encodes:
- a CDS encoding Lrp/AsnC family transcriptional regulator codes for MRDLDVKDREILEILSKEARIALKALAARIGLSRSATSERVINLERSGVIRGYRADIGEIDAHVIRAILLVSLKRTPAMGLLDVLAQHSQVRRVSSVSGQLDLVIEIEARTIDDLNRVRDAVATHESVEDITTAVVLRRDIDRQSS; via the coding sequence ATGCGCGACCTGGATGTGAAAGATCGAGAAATACTCGAGATCCTGTCTAAAGAAGCGCGGATCGCCCTGAAGGCCCTGGCCGCGAGAATCGGCCTTTCGAGAAGCGCCACCAGCGAGCGGGTCATCAACCTTGAGCGCAGCGGCGTGATCAGGGGCTACCGGGCCGATATCGGTGAAATCGATGCCCATGTGATTCGCGCCATCCTGCTGGTGAGCCTCAAGCGCACGCCGGCCATGGGCTTGCTCGACGTCCTGGCGCAACACTCGCAGGTACGCCGCGTCTCCTCGGTCAGCGGGCAACTCGATCTGGTGATCGAGATCGAGGCGCGGACCATCGATGACCTGAACCGCGTCCGGGACGCCGTGGCCACTCACGAATCCGTCGAGGACATCACCACGGCGGTCGTCCTGCGTCGCGACATCGATCGACAAAGCTCCTGA
- a CDS encoding sigma-70 family RNA polymerase sigma factor: protein MHDNSTASPVAQLYVNHHGWLRGWLHRRLGHSADAEDLAHDTFIRVLRSKEDVHELRQPMAFLATIANGLLINRWRRQAIERAYLEALAARPVAEEPSPEERHLMIETLLELDSLLVGLSMQVRQIFFLSQLDGLTYPQIAAQLNLSVAQVQRAMGKAFRVCYASRFE, encoded by the coding sequence ATGCACGACAACAGCACTGCCTCGCCCGTCGCCCAGTTGTATGTGAACCATCATGGCTGGCTGCGTGGCTGGCTGCACCGGCGCCTGGGGCACAGTGCCGATGCCGAGGACCTGGCCCACGACACCTTCATTCGCGTGCTGCGCTCCAAGGAAGACGTGCATGAGTTGCGCCAGCCCATGGCATTTCTCGCCACCATCGCCAACGGCCTGTTGATCAACCGCTGGCGGCGCCAGGCGATCGAGCGCGCTTACCTGGAAGCCCTGGCGGCGCGACCGGTGGCCGAGGAACCATCGCCGGAGGAGCGGCACCTGATGATCGAGACCCTGCTGGAGCTGGATTCGCTGCTGGTGGGGTTGTCGATGCAGGTGCGGCAGATTTTCTTCCTGTCCCAGCTCGACGGCCTGACCTACCCGCAGATCGCTGCGCAGTTGAACCTGAGCGTGGCCCAGGTGCAGCGAGCCATGGGCAAGGCCTTCAGAGTCTGCTACGCGAGCCGTTTCGAATGA